Proteins encoded together in one uncultured Desulfobacter sp. window:
- the cas5c gene encoding type I-C CRISPR-associated protein Cas5c, whose amino-acid sequence MRNDISFRLWGRYALFTDPVTKTGGEKCSYHVPTYEAIKGVLKSIYWKPTIVWYVDKIRIIKSIQTQTKGTKPLVWGGGNSLAIYTFLHQVEYQVHAYFEWNDFRPELKKDRIEGKHFNIARRMLEKGGRQDIFLGTRDCQGYVEPCLFGEGDGAYDEIEELSFGLMFHSFDYPDETGKKELCTRFWQAVMKKGVLYFPRPEACDKKRFIRKMEPKPFGLGDNVLPVDKEEALL is encoded by the coding sequence ATGAGAAACGACATCAGCTTCAGGCTGTGGGGAAGGTATGCCTTATTCACCGACCCGGTGACAAAAACCGGAGGGGAAAAATGCAGTTACCATGTACCTACCTATGAAGCGATCAAAGGCGTTTTAAAATCCATTTACTGGAAACCCACAATTGTCTGGTATGTGGATAAAATCAGGATCATCAAATCTATTCAAACCCAAACCAAAGGAACAAAGCCCCTGGTCTGGGGCGGAGGGAACTCCCTGGCCATCTATACATTTCTTCATCAAGTAGAATATCAGGTCCATGCCTATTTCGAATGGAATGACTTTCGCCCGGAGTTAAAAAAGGATCGGATCGAAGGAAAACATTTTAACATCGCCAGAAGAATGCTTGAAAAAGGCGGGCGACAGGATATTTTTCTGGGAACCCGGGATTGTCAGGGGTATGTGGAGCCCTGTCTTTTTGGTGAGGGAGACGGCGCCTATGATGAAATTGAAGAACTAAGCTTCGGCTTGATGTTCCATAGTTTTGATTATCCGGATGAAACCGGGAAAAAAGAATTGTGTACCCGATTCTGGCAGGCTGTCATGAAAAAAGGGGTTCTTTATTTTCCCAGACCGGAGGCTTGCGACAAAAAACGATTTATCCGCAAAATGGAACCTAAGCCATTTGGACTCGGAGATAATGTCTTACCCGTGGATAAAGAGGAGGCCTTGTTATGA